The Amycolatopsis sp. DG1A-15b genome window below encodes:
- a CDS encoding MerR family transcriptional regulator, producing the protein MIPDQAGPAAPDAADKFEDEHYPAYTMGRAADMLGTTQGFLRSLDEAGLITPQRSAGGHRRYSRHQLRLAARVRELVDQGTAIDAACRIVTLEDQLHEAQRLNTELRAPTDLSSPATKQE; encoded by the coding sequence ATGATTCCTGACCAAGCAGGACCGGCCGCGCCGGATGCGGCCGACAAGTTCGAAGACGAGCACTACCCGGCGTACACCATGGGGCGAGCCGCGGACATGCTCGGCACAACGCAAGGCTTTCTGCGCAGCCTCGACGAAGCCGGGCTGATCACGCCACAGCGCTCCGCCGGCGGGCACCGCCGCTACTCACGCCACCAGCTGCGTCTGGCCGCTCGTGTGAGGGAACTGGTCGACCAGGGCACCGCGATCGACGCCGCGTGCCGCATCGTCACCCTCGAAGACCAGCTCCACGAAGCCCAGCGCCTCAACACCGAGCTCCGCGCCCCGACTGATCTCTCCAGTCCGGCCACGAAGCAGGAGTGA
- a CDS encoding M1 family metallopeptidase has translation MRGTNRSRVHLLILSCALSAGLLAATGPVADAAPPQAPRYSPGAPGAGDPYFPDMGNGGYDVSHYDIRLAFDPGTEAINATTTIFATATQDLSRFDLDFQGPLTISKLSVNGLNATFTRSGAQELVITPPRGLRTGSAFVVSVTYAGVPQKIDDPALGLSGWVTTKDGAVALNQPIGAATYYPVNDTPTDKATYTQTITVPTGLTVLANGEPGPTTTRDHQATFRWSMNRPMASELSMLAIGDYDVTRGVTAGGLPNITAIGKSIDTKPGQGQVFNQTTAQIIQWESSMYGRYPFDSAGGIIADIGVDYALETQSRPVYDQSTSDVDGDLLAHELGHQWFGDSLTPVRWSDIWLNEGFATYSEWLYQEKFNNVPVQQTFAKAYADEKDWSGEVADPGRDHIFDDLVYNRGAMALQALRMKIGDRAFFEVLTQWPTAHRYGNVSTRQFIQFVERLTHRNLGSFFRTWLYQPGKPAL, from the coding sequence ATGCGAGGCACCAACCGTAGCCGTGTCCACTTGTTGATCCTCTCCTGCGCGCTGTCCGCCGGCCTGCTGGCCGCGACCGGCCCGGTAGCGGACGCGGCGCCGCCACAAGCCCCGCGGTACTCCCCCGGTGCGCCGGGCGCCGGGGATCCGTATTTCCCCGACATGGGCAACGGCGGCTACGACGTCAGCCACTACGACATCCGGCTGGCGTTCGACCCCGGGACCGAAGCCATCAACGCGACCACGACGATCTTCGCCACGGCCACCCAGGATCTGTCCCGCTTCGACCTGGACTTCCAGGGACCGCTGACGATCAGCAAGCTCTCGGTGAACGGCCTGAACGCCACCTTCACCCGCAGCGGCGCCCAGGAGCTGGTGATCACCCCGCCGCGCGGCCTGCGGACGGGCAGCGCGTTCGTCGTCTCGGTGACCTACGCCGGCGTCCCGCAGAAGATCGACGACCCGGCGCTGGGCCTCTCCGGCTGGGTCACCACCAAGGACGGCGCGGTCGCGCTCAACCAGCCGATCGGTGCGGCGACCTACTACCCGGTGAACGACACCCCCACCGACAAGGCCACCTACACCCAGACCATCACCGTGCCGACCGGGCTCACCGTGCTGGCCAACGGCGAACCCGGGCCCACCACCACCCGCGATCACCAGGCCACCTTCCGCTGGTCCATGAACCGGCCGATGGCCAGCGAGCTGAGCATGCTCGCGATCGGCGACTACGACGTCACCCGCGGTGTGACGGCCGGCGGCCTGCCGAACATCACCGCGATCGGCAAGTCGATCGACACCAAGCCCGGTCAGGGCCAGGTGTTCAACCAGACCACGGCGCAGATCATCCAGTGGGAATCCTCGATGTACGGGCGGTATCCGTTCGACTCGGCCGGCGGCATCATCGCCGACATCGGCGTCGACTACGCCCTCGAGACCCAGAGCCGGCCGGTGTACGACCAGAGCACCAGCGACGTCGACGGCGACCTGCTCGCCCACGAGCTCGGCCACCAGTGGTTCGGCGACAGCCTCACTCCGGTGCGCTGGTCGGACATCTGGCTCAACGAAGGCTTCGCGACCTACTCGGAGTGGCTCTACCAGGAGAAGTTCAACAACGTCCCCGTGCAGCAGACCTTCGCGAAGGCCTACGCCGACGAGAAGGACTGGAGCGGCGAAGTCGCCGACCCCGGACGTGATCACATCTTCGACGACCTGGTCTACAACCGCGGCGCGATGGCACTGCAGGCGCTGCGCATGAAGATCGGCGACCGCGCCTTCTTCGAAGTGCTCACGCAGTGGCCGACGGCTCACCGGTACGGCAATGTCTCGACGCGGCAGTTCATCCAGTTCGTCGAGCGGCTGACCCACCGCAACCTCGGCTCGTTCTTCCGGACCTGGCTCTACCAGCCGGGCAAGCCGGCTCTCTGA
- a CDS encoding alpha/beta hydrolase, with translation MFSHLATVVMSLAVVTATPAEATPGLVPAADREVVFTVDGTTTYGTLHVPAHRAGQRLRAALLLPGSGPTDRDGNQPHASPNTLTQVAGALAADRVATLRFDKYGTGRTGLGAYRDDPEELDYPAFVRQAKAGYELLRDQPETDPRALMVVGHSEGAMTAMLLGGTVHPRPAGLALLQPQAIRLLDLVALQLHAQIAEATRQGRLTPEQQRAVDAAVDAAVTALREHRPVDPTGLPPAVAQLFEAFQGPNGRFVDSDDAVYSPDTAAALRPGTRVLLTCGTNDAQVPCATTDALTAALRRAHTGGPGRVPLPGVDHLLHDADHPNTPAPAVLDALHRFAGR, from the coding sequence ATGTTCTCCCACCTCGCCACGGTCGTGATGTCGCTGGCCGTCGTGACCGCCACCCCGGCCGAGGCGACGCCCGGCCTCGTGCCCGCCGCCGACCGCGAGGTCGTCTTCACCGTCGACGGGACGACGACGTACGGCACCCTGCACGTCCCCGCCCACCGTGCCGGGCAGCGGCTGCGCGCCGCACTGCTGCTCCCCGGCAGCGGCCCCACCGACCGCGACGGCAACCAACCGCACGCCTCCCCGAACACCCTGACGCAAGTGGCCGGCGCACTCGCCGCCGACCGGGTCGCCACGCTGCGGTTCGACAAGTACGGCACCGGCCGCACCGGGCTCGGCGCCTACCGCGACGACCCGGAAGAACTCGACTACCCGGCGTTCGTCCGTCAAGCAAAGGCCGGCTACGAGTTGTTGCGCGATCAGCCGGAGACCGATCCGCGCGCGCTGATGGTCGTCGGGCACAGCGAGGGCGCGATGACCGCGATGCTGCTCGGCGGCACCGTCCACCCGCGCCCGGCCGGCCTGGCACTGCTGCAACCGCAGGCGATCCGCCTGCTGGACCTCGTCGCGCTGCAACTGCACGCCCAGATCGCCGAGGCGACCCGGCAGGGCCGGCTCACCCCGGAGCAGCAACGCGCTGTCGACGCGGCGGTCGACGCCGCCGTCACCGCCCTGCGCGAACACCGGCCGGTCGACCCCACCGGCCTGCCGCCCGCCGTCGCCCAGCTCTTCGAGGCCTTCCAAGGGCCGAACGGCCGCTTCGTGGACAGCGACGACGCCGTCTACTCGCCGGACACCGCGGCGGCCCTGCGGCCGGGAACCAGGGTGCTGCTGACTTGCGGCACGAATGACGCCCAGGTTCCTTGCGCCACAACGGATGCCCTGACCGCCGCTCTACGCCGCGCGCACACCGGCGGACCGGGCCGGGTGCCACTGCCCGGAGTGGACCATTTGCTGCACGACGCCGACCACCCGAACACCCCCGCACCGGCGGTGCTCGACGCCCTGCACCGGTTCGCGGGGCGCTGA
- a CDS encoding TetR/AcrR family transcriptional regulator, protein MGRRRAFDEDEVVRAAVKLFGGRAYDGISVDDLVTHLGVHRNSLYKTFGSKRGLYLVALRRHLADDVHPLAEALAAAADAAAVLGLVTSADLGLLLLAAVERAPADEEVAGEVAAALAAIDQAIADALDLSPALAAALTAAALGILLRGNPDGVGAALTQRFDSSH, encoded by the coding sequence ATGGGCAGGCGGAGAGCGTTCGACGAAGACGAGGTGGTGCGCGCCGCCGTGAAGTTGTTCGGTGGCCGCGCCTACGACGGGATTTCCGTCGACGACCTCGTCACCCACCTCGGCGTGCACCGCAACAGCCTGTACAAGACGTTCGGCAGCAAGCGCGGTCTCTACCTGGTCGCCCTGCGGCGTCACCTCGCCGACGACGTCCATCCCTTGGCCGAAGCGCTCGCCGCGGCTGCGGATGCCGCGGCCGTGCTGGGGCTCGTCACGTCGGCCGACCTCGGCCTGCTGCTGCTCGCGGCCGTCGAACGGGCGCCGGCCGACGAGGAGGTGGCCGGCGAGGTGGCCGCGGCGTTGGCCGCCATCGATCAGGCGATCGCCGACGCGCTCGACCTCTCCCCCGCCCTGGCCGCCGCCCTCACGGCTGCCGCACTGGGCATCCTCCTGCGCGGCAATCCCGACGGTGTCGGCGCCGCGCTCACCCAACGCTTCGATTCTTCCCACTGA
- a CDS encoding pentapeptide repeat-containing protein, with the protein MTDENPPSAPAPEVPAPPALAARVRAARLRELSPQAMLVIAVLITALTAGAVVVLWWLATAGLNGAELVTARLDALKIGLSVGAGSGGVVALYLAWRRQRSTEADLDNRERALFHQQEVAASTMAHQDRVARATEHDAAERRLTELYLKAVEQLGSVQAAVRHGGLYALERVAQDNPSQRQTVVDVICAYLRNPYTPPPEVGGPRRSGVRRPLLRSTHVRPAAMPVPSPESSPAWHNRLQEREVRLAAQRVLRRHLQPGDDLQQPQRTFWTDIDLDLTGATLIDFTFSNCHVGTASFNGATFVGSAGFGETIFAGGAWFDRAIFSGDAWFDGVTFVGGAGFTNGTFARHAKFTGTTFANDAWFGWATFTEADFSGATFTGGALFYGATEQGSAFDPVER; encoded by the coding sequence ATGACCGACGAGAACCCGCCATCAGCCCCGGCCCCCGAGGTTCCTGCTCCACCGGCACTTGCCGCGCGCGTGCGGGCGGCGCGGTTGAGGGAGTTGTCGCCACAGGCAATGTTGGTGATCGCTGTCCTGATCACTGCCCTGACTGCGGGGGCGGTGGTGGTGTTGTGGTGGCTGGCGACCGCCGGCTTGAACGGGGCAGAGTTGGTGACGGCGCGGCTTGATGCGTTGAAGATCGGGCTGAGCGTCGGGGCGGGAAGCGGCGGCGTGGTCGCGCTGTATCTGGCGTGGCGGCGCCAGCGCTCTACCGAGGCTGATCTCGACAACCGGGAACGCGCTCTTTTTCATCAGCAGGAAGTGGCCGCGTCCACGATGGCTCACCAGGACCGGGTCGCTCGCGCCACCGAGCACGACGCGGCGGAGCGTCGGCTGACCGAGCTGTACCTCAAGGCGGTCGAGCAGCTTGGCTCCGTGCAGGCCGCGGTCCGCCACGGCGGCCTCTACGCCCTGGAACGCGTGGCGCAAGACAACCCGTCCCAGCGGCAGACGGTGGTGGACGTGATCTGTGCCTACCTGCGTAATCCGTACACCCCACCCCCGGAGGTCGGGGGACCTCGCCGATCGGGCGTGCGCCGCCCGCTGCTGCGATCGACGCATGTCCGTCCTGCGGCGATGCCCGTGCCCTCCCCCGAGTCGTCCCCTGCGTGGCATAACCGTCTGCAGGAGCGCGAAGTACGCCTGGCCGCCCAGCGCGTCCTTCGCCGCCACCTGCAACCCGGAGACGATCTCCAGCAGCCGCAACGCACTTTTTGGACCGATATCGACCTGGACCTCACCGGTGCGACACTCATCGACTTCACGTTCAGTAACTGCCACGTCGGCACTGCCTCCTTCAACGGGGCGACCTTCGTTGGCAGCGCGGGATTCGGTGAGACGATCTTCGCCGGTGGCGCTTGGTTCGACCGGGCGATCTTCAGCGGTGACGCTTGGTTCGACGGGGTGACCTTCGTCGGCGGTGCCGGGTTCACCAACGGGACCTTCGCTCGCCACGCCAAGTTCACGGGGACGACCTTCGCCAACGACGCCTGGTTCGGCTGGGCGACCTTTACCGAAGCCGACTTCAGCGGGGCAACTTTCACCGGCGGTGCCCTTTTTTATGGAGCGACCGAGCAGGGTTCAGCCTTCGACCCGGTCGAGCGATGA
- a CDS encoding M15 family metallopeptidase encodes MNLRTRVLAVITFTFAAVLAVAAPAPAATAQTVEVAAPAGSGLAPYIAVIRPVTAERLGNSWHEGCPVGPDQLRLINLSFLGFDGAVHRGELIVNADRAFEVARTFADLYFGRFPIERMETVEKYNSDDDASMAANNTSAFNCRAITGGTAWSNHSYGRAIDINTVQNPYISGSGAVYPPNGAPYVDRTQNVPGMIHAGDVTERAFTTRGWTWGGSWDTPIDYQHFEKP; translated from the coding sequence ATGAATCTGAGAACCAGAGTTCTGGCCGTCATCACGTTCACGTTCGCCGCGGTCCTGGCCGTGGCCGCGCCGGCGCCGGCTGCCACGGCCCAGACCGTGGAAGTTGCTGCTCCGGCCGGGAGTGGGCTCGCGCCCTACATCGCCGTCATCAGGCCCGTCACCGCCGAGCGGCTGGGGAACAGCTGGCACGAGGGGTGCCCGGTCGGTCCTGACCAGCTGCGGCTGATCAACTTGAGCTTCCTCGGCTTCGACGGTGCCGTGCACCGGGGCGAACTGATCGTCAACGCCGACCGGGCCTTCGAGGTCGCCCGCACCTTCGCCGACCTGTACTTCGGGCGGTTCCCCATCGAGCGGATGGAGACCGTGGAGAAGTACAACTCCGACGACGACGCGTCCATGGCGGCGAACAACACCTCGGCGTTCAACTGCCGGGCGATCACTGGTGGCACCGCGTGGTCGAATCACTCCTACGGCCGTGCGATCGACATCAACACAGTGCAGAACCCCTACATCTCCGGCAGCGGCGCGGTCTACCCGCCCAACGGGGCGCCTTACGTCGACCGCACGCAGAACGTGCCCGGCATGATCCACGCCGGTGACGTCACCGAGCGGGCCTTCACCACCCGCGGCTGGACCTGGGGCGGCTCCTGGGACACCCCGATCGACTACCAGCACTTCGAGAAGCCCTGA
- a CDS encoding dihydrofolate reductase family protein, with protein sequence MRKLIFGMNVTLDGYIAATGDDIGWSEPSDELFRWWLDQELGIGLMLYGRKLWEAMSSYWPTGDRQPGATPAQIEFARNWRDTPKVVFSSTIGEVGWNTRLVTGDAVAEITRLKAGDGGPMRVAGATLAGAAMRAGLVDEYEIVTHPVLVGGGTPFFTALDRSVNLNLVETRTFPGGVVLTRYETRR encoded by the coding sequence ATGCGGAAACTGATCTTCGGCATGAACGTGACCCTGGACGGCTACATCGCCGCGACGGGCGATGACATCGGCTGGAGCGAGCCGAGCGACGAGTTGTTCCGGTGGTGGCTCGACCAGGAGCTGGGGATCGGCTTGATGCTGTACGGGCGGAAGCTGTGGGAGGCGATGAGCTCCTACTGGCCGACCGGTGACCGGCAGCCCGGCGCCACCCCGGCGCAGATCGAGTTCGCGCGGAACTGGCGGGACACGCCGAAGGTGGTGTTCTCCTCGACGATCGGCGAGGTCGGGTGGAACACCCGCCTGGTCACCGGCGACGCGGTCGCGGAGATCACCCGGCTCAAGGCCGGGGACGGCGGCCCGATGAGGGTCGCCGGCGCAACGCTCGCCGGGGCGGCCATGCGAGCCGGGCTGGTCGACGAGTACGAGATCGTCACCCACCCGGTCCTGGTGGGCGGCGGCACGCCGTTCTTCACGGCGCTGGACCGCTCGGTGAACCTGAACCTCGTGGAGACGCGGACGTTTCCCGGCGGCGTGGTGCTGACCCGCTACGAGACGAGGCGATGA
- a CDS encoding RNA polymerase subunit sigma-70, whose product MTDARPLGTDEATFIAAAGSGDPAGFALVTERHRRALQVHCYRMLANYEDAQDMTQETFLRAWNKRETFKGHAALRTWLYRIATNVCLDFLDKRNDRTPVPSELPDSDSEVLYLQPYPDRMLPEDPQESVVARETIELAFIVAVQHLPPRQRAVLILRDVLGWPASKTADALELTVASVTSALQRARVTMREQLPGRRLDWRSPAAHELSGDERDVVKSYIDAHERNDLDGLTSLLRDDLRFAMLPERGTSVRTAKDAVDGWVSGGLFRRGHDDWRGISTAVNRMPAAALYLRTPGAPEHRLFAVAVLHIVDGKIAELTGFDATGKPWLDLPPAL is encoded by the coding sequence ATGACCGACGCCAGACCGCTGGGCACCGACGAGGCCACGTTCATCGCGGCGGCCGGCTCCGGCGATCCGGCGGGGTTCGCGCTCGTCACGGAGCGCCACCGGCGTGCGCTGCAGGTGCACTGCTACCGGATGCTCGCGAACTACGAGGACGCCCAGGACATGACGCAGGAGACGTTCCTGCGAGCGTGGAACAAGCGGGAGACGTTCAAGGGCCACGCCGCGCTGCGGACCTGGCTGTATCGGATCGCGACGAACGTCTGCCTCGACTTCCTGGACAAGCGCAACGACCGCACACCCGTACCGTCCGAGCTGCCGGACTCCGACTCGGAGGTGCTGTACCTGCAGCCCTACCCCGACCGGATGCTCCCGGAGGACCCGCAGGAATCGGTGGTGGCGCGGGAGACCATCGAGCTGGCGTTCATCGTCGCCGTCCAGCACCTGCCGCCGCGGCAGCGGGCGGTGCTCATCCTGCGCGACGTCCTCGGCTGGCCGGCGTCGAAGACCGCCGACGCCCTCGAGCTGACCGTCGCCTCGGTGACCAGCGCCCTGCAGCGGGCACGCGTGACGATGCGCGAGCAGCTGCCCGGCCGCCGCCTCGACTGGCGGAGCCCCGCCGCCCACGAGCTGTCCGGTGACGAGCGCGACGTCGTGAAGTCCTACATCGACGCCCACGAGCGCAACGACCTCGACGGGCTGACGTCCCTGCTGCGCGACGACCTGCGCTTCGCGATGCTGCCCGAGCGGGGAACCTCGGTCAGGACGGCCAAGGACGCGGTGGACGGCTGGGTCTCCGGTGGGCTCTTCCGGCGCGGCCACGACGACTGGCGCGGTATCAGCACGGCGGTCAACCGCATGCCTGCCGCCGCGCTGTACCTCCGCACCCCCGGCGCCCCGGAGCACCGGCTCTTCGCCGTCGCGGTCCTGCACATCGTCGACGGGAAGATCGCCGAGCTCACCGGATTCGACGCCACCGGCAAACCATGGCTGGACCTGCCCCCGGCGCTGTGA
- a CDS encoding NAD(P)/FAD-dependent oxidoreductase, whose translation MRVSVIGAGLGGLCLAQGLRGAGIDVGVHERDPAITARFQGYRLVLSPVGYEALRGCLPRRWHPLLDAILDDAVVEPLILDPHLNKIGELGPARSGLVVDRHVLRHLLLTGLTVHTDAALTGYGVLDHGEGRVEARFTHGHRTTADLLVGADGVGSAVRAVLSPQTVPADTGVRFVIGRTPMTERFAGLSRAFGSKIVGDGPSLLLGAMRFRTPPKQAAEELAPEVTLPDIGDYVRWAMILPPNGSLGAETPQEAVLSRIDGWHPDLRALVEEGDPDNSTLLSIRVVEPRERWARGPVTLLGDAIHATSPTGGNGANTALRDADLLRRCLLRVTEGTQDLLDAVGEYERQMFEYGAEAVRHSLEALPAYVSHPR comes from the coding sequence ATGCGGGTTTCCGTGATCGGAGCCGGTCTGGGCGGTCTGTGCCTGGCTCAAGGACTCCGCGGCGCCGGCATCGACGTCGGCGTCCACGAGCGGGACCCGGCGATCACCGCACGTTTTCAGGGCTACCGGCTCGTGCTGAGCCCGGTGGGTTACGAGGCGCTGCGCGGCTGCCTGCCGCGGCGCTGGCACCCGTTGCTCGACGCGATCCTGGACGACGCGGTCGTCGAGCCGCTGATCCTGGACCCGCACCTGAACAAGATCGGTGAACTCGGGCCCGCGCGGTCCGGACTCGTCGTCGACCGCCACGTGCTCCGGCACCTGCTGCTCACCGGACTCACCGTGCACACCGATGCCGCGCTGACCGGCTACGGCGTGCTGGACCACGGCGAAGGCCGAGTCGAAGCCCGGTTCACGCACGGCCACCGGACCACCGCCGACCTGCTGGTCGGGGCGGACGGGGTCGGCTCCGCCGTCCGCGCGGTGCTCTCGCCGCAGACCGTCCCGGCCGACACCGGCGTCCGGTTCGTCATCGGCCGGACACCGATGACGGAGCGCTTCGCCGGGCTGTCCCGGGCCTTCGGCTCGAAGATCGTCGGGGACGGGCCGAGCCTGTTGCTCGGAGCGATGCGGTTCCGCACTCCGCCGAAGCAGGCCGCCGAGGAACTGGCACCCGAGGTGACCCTGCCCGATATCGGTGACTACGTGCGCTGGGCCATGATCCTCCCCCCGAACGGCTCGCTCGGCGCCGAGACGCCGCAAGAGGCCGTTCTGTCCAGGATCGACGGCTGGCACCCGGACCTGCGGGCGCTTGTCGAGGAGGGCGACCCGGACAACAGCACCCTGCTGTCGATCCGGGTGGTCGAGCCACGCGAGCGGTGGGCGCGCGGCCCGGTCACCCTGCTCGGAGACGCCATTCATGCCACCTCCCCGACCGGCGGAAACGGCGCGAACACCGCCCTGCGCGATGCCGACCTGCTGCGCCGATGCCTGCTCCGGGTCACCGAGGGGACCCAGGACCTGCTCGACGCGGTCGGCGAGTACGAGCGGCAGATGTTCGAGTACGGCGCCGAAGCGGTGCGCCACAGTCTGGAAGCGCTGCCCGCCTACGTCTCACACCCCCGTTGA
- a CDS encoding TetR/AcrR family transcriptional regulator C-terminal domain-containing protein: MPLTPAVVLDAAIAHLDEVGLDTFSTRKLAARLGVQVGALYWHYPSKQALLDAVAERIIGEACAVPVPDEDWPEQAGAMIGALRAAMLAHTDGARLIVEMGEPGPMAQAFIERLRRLFTDVGMDGPTAEAAADVLTSYLNGYTIEEQAHKRGHQRAEADSRFAFGLSLVLAGLRTIPTAV; this comes from the coding sequence ATGCCGTTGACTCCGGCGGTGGTGCTGGACGCCGCGATCGCCCACCTGGACGAGGTGGGTCTCGACACGTTCTCCACCCGCAAGCTCGCCGCTCGGCTCGGCGTGCAGGTGGGCGCGCTGTACTGGCACTACCCGAGCAAGCAAGCGCTGCTGGACGCGGTGGCCGAGCGCATCATCGGCGAGGCGTGTGCCGTGCCGGTCCCGGACGAGGACTGGCCGGAGCAGGCCGGCGCGATGATCGGGGCCCTGAGGGCCGCGATGCTCGCGCACACCGACGGTGCCCGGCTCATCGTCGAGATGGGCGAGCCCGGACCCATGGCGCAGGCCTTCATCGAACGGTTGCGCCGGCTGTTCACGGACGTGGGAATGGACGGGCCGACCGCCGAGGCCGCCGCCGACGTGCTCACCAGCTACCTCAACGGCTACACGATCGAAGAGCAGGCCCACAAGCGTGGCCACCAGCGCGCCGAAGCGGACAGCAGGTTCGCCTTCGGCCTGAGCCTGGTGCTCGCCGGGCTGCGCACCATTCCCACGGCTGTCTGA
- a CDS encoding TIGR03620 family F420-dependent LLM class oxidoreductase, with amino-acid sequence MTIEPGPLGAYLTAADATATDAAALEEAGYRAIWLAASPAADLLPAERLLDATNRIVVGTSVLNVWQADAGTVADSYHRIAGKHAGRLLIGIGAGHREVDAGYTSPVAKVAGYLETLTAAGVPADRVLLAALGPKMLRLAAERAAGTLTLQVTPEHTRRAREALGPDKLVVPGHGVLLDTDADRARETARAGLRPLLGIANYAGNLRRIGYTDHDLTDPFSDRLIDALVLHGDATAIAAGIRAQIAAGANHVGLHALGEDPIGVLRAIAAATREPETLRA; translated from the coding sequence ATGACCATCGAACCCGGGCCGCTCGGCGCCTACCTGACCGCCGCCGACGCGACCGCGACGGACGCCGCCGCACTGGAGGAAGCCGGCTACCGCGCGATCTGGCTGGCGGCGTCTCCGGCCGCCGACCTCCTCCCGGCCGAGCGGCTGCTCGACGCCACGAACCGGATCGTGGTGGGCACCAGCGTGCTCAACGTGTGGCAGGCCGACGCGGGCACCGTCGCCGACTCCTACCACCGGATCGCGGGCAAGCACGCCGGCCGGCTGCTCATCGGCATCGGCGCCGGCCACCGGGAGGTCGACGCCGGGTACACCTCGCCGGTGGCGAAGGTCGCCGGCTACCTGGAGACCCTGACCGCGGCCGGCGTCCCCGCCGACCGCGTGCTGCTGGCCGCGCTCGGCCCCAAGATGCTCCGGCTGGCGGCCGAGCGCGCCGCGGGCACACTCACGCTCCAGGTGACGCCCGAACACACTCGCCGCGCCCGGGAAGCCCTGGGCCCGGACAAGCTGGTGGTGCCCGGCCACGGCGTGCTGCTGGACACCGACGCCGACCGGGCCCGGGAGACCGCCCGGGCCGGGCTGCGCCCCCTCCTCGGTATCGCCAACTACGCCGGCAACCTCCGGCGCATCGGCTACACCGACCACGACCTCACCGACCCGTTCAGCGACCGGTTGATCGACGCGCTCGTGCTCCACGGCGACGCGACAGCCATCGCGGCAGGCATCCGCGCGCAGATCGCGGCGGGAGCGAACCACGTCGGCCTGCACGCGCTGGGCGAGGACCCGATCGGTGTCCTGCGCGCGATCGCCGCAGCCACGCGCGAACCGGAGACGCTGCGGGCCTAG
- a CDS encoding LysR family transcriptional regulator: protein MELRALRYFVAVADELHFGRAAERLHIAQPAVSQQIARLERELGVRLLDRSPRRVRLTAAGQRVLDAARSTLAAAGQVAIAAKQVPTIVRIGTAAGLTARLERGIDALRERAPEFDVVLVDLPVEARLNALRQGDLDLALTRGVGSVPGLTVLPAWTENLLAVVSKHHPAADRSAVGLAELAGDTLRLPAREHDPPLHDAVGLALRETGLCPRAGRPTGTLQDTIVEVGSDSRSWTVLPADQAAEIHSTRVRAIPLEPAITITGGVVVAEDAGSAAECAVAAFRDEGIGHRPQETGPAAR from the coding sequence ATGGAGTTGCGGGCGCTGCGGTATTTCGTCGCCGTCGCCGACGAGCTGCACTTCGGCCGGGCCGCCGAGCGGCTGCACATCGCCCAGCCCGCGGTCAGCCAGCAGATCGCCCGGCTGGAGCGGGAACTCGGGGTCCGGCTGCTCGACCGGTCGCCGCGGCGGGTCCGGCTGACCGCGGCCGGGCAGCGGGTGCTCGACGCGGCACGCAGCACGCTCGCCGCAGCCGGCCAGGTGGCGATCGCGGCGAAGCAGGTCCCGACGATCGTGCGCATCGGCACCGCCGCCGGCCTGACCGCTCGTCTGGAACGGGGGATCGACGCTCTGCGCGAGCGGGCGCCGGAGTTCGACGTGGTGCTGGTCGATCTGCCGGTCGAGGCCCGGCTCAACGCTCTCCGGCAGGGTGACCTCGACCTGGCGCTGACCCGTGGCGTGGGCTCCGTACCCGGGTTGACGGTGTTGCCGGCCTGGACGGAGAACCTGCTGGCGGTGGTGTCCAAGCACCACCCGGCCGCGGACCGGAGTGCCGTCGGCCTGGCCGAGCTGGCCGGCGACACGCTGCGCTTGCCCGCGCGGGAGCACGACCCGCCGTTGCACGACGCCGTGGGCCTGGCGCTGCGCGAAACCGGGCTGTGCCCGCGGGCGGGCAGGCCGACCGGCACGCTCCAGGACACGATCGTCGAAGTCGGCTCGGATTCGCGGAGCTGGACGGTGCTGCCCGCCGACCAGGCCGCCGAGATCCACTCGACCCGCGTTCGGGCGATCCCGCTCGAGCCGGCGATCACGATCACCGGTGGCGTCGTCGTCGCGGAAGATGCGGGCAGCGCGGCCGAGTGTGCGGTAGCGGCCTTTCGCGACGAGGGGATCGGACACCGTCCACAAGAGACGGGCCCTGCTGCCCGCTGA